One window of Streptomyces sp. NBC_00273 genomic DNA carries:
- a CDS encoding SDR family oxidoreductase has product MTTSQKTALITGANKGIGKETARRLAALGITVLIGARNAGRGEAAAEELRAGGADVRFVPLDVTDEDSVQAAAKHIDATFGRLDILVNNAAIAAAPQKPSEASAATFRQVYETNVFGVIAVTHAMLPLLRRSAAARIVNMSSELGSLTHLADAGSPWSAYYSILLPYCTSKSALNAITVLYANELRAEGILVNAVSPGYCATDLNRHTGMRTVEEGAAVAVDLATVGEDGPTGAFLAEDGPIPW; this is encoded by the coding sequence ATGACGACTTCGCAGAAGACTGCTCTGATCACCGGCGCGAACAAGGGCATCGGCAAGGAAACGGCGCGCAGGCTCGCAGCCCTCGGCATCACCGTGCTGATCGGCGCCCGCAACGCCGGGCGTGGCGAGGCGGCGGCCGAGGAGCTTCGCGCGGGCGGCGCCGACGTACGGTTCGTTCCGCTGGACGTCACCGACGAGGACTCGGTCCAGGCCGCCGCCAAGCACATCGACGCCACGTTCGGCCGCCTCGACATCCTCGTCAACAACGCCGCGATCGCCGCTGCACCGCAAAAGCCGAGTGAAGCCTCAGCCGCTACCTTCCGGCAGGTCTACGAGACCAACGTGTTCGGCGTCATCGCGGTGACCCACGCCATGCTTCCCCTGCTCCGCCGCTCCGCCGCCGCACGCATCGTCAACATGTCCAGCGAACTCGGCTCCCTGACCCACCTGGCCGACGCGGGCAGCCCGTGGTCCGCCTACTACTCGATCCTCCTCCCTTACTGCACCTCGAAGAGCGCGCTGAACGCGATCACCGTGCTCTACGCCAATGAACTGCGCGCCGAGGGGATCCTGGTCAACGCGGTGAGCCCCGGCTACTGCGCGACCGACCTCAACCGCCACACCGGGATGCGCACGGTGGAGGAGGGCGCGGCCGTGGCGGTTGACCTGGCGACCGTGGGCGAGGACGGCCCGACGGGCGCCTTTCTGGCCGAGGACGGGCCGATTCCCTGGTGA
- a CDS encoding sensor histidine kinase has translation MDDHPRTPWQALARGRYLRSAWPWRAAGYLGGSVLTGIPVLLVLVLLAGVGATLSLVLVGLPLLALLGLVGVPAGAVERRRLRLVDRGPAGTPHRTPAEPGLLAWARLRYREQATWRELAYAVLHGLLLWWVDLAVVAALLGLPLLLLTTPLQLVLAADGEVKVVKLWLVTSYPPAFAVAAAGAVLLPALLYPLGALAGARAALTRALLAPRGRELQGLLAEVTRSRARLVDAFEAERRRIERDLHDGAQQRLVALTMTLGLARLDAPPGPLADRLATAHDEAGKVLAELRELIHGIHPQVLTDYGLTGALADVAERSAVPVDADLSTGLPRLPESVEAAAYFGVCEALANIGKHSGAARAAVTARHTGAALLIDVTDDGRGGADPAAGSGLTGLADRIAVLDGTLTITSPPGGPTVLSLEIPCPVSP, from the coding sequence ATGGACGATCACCCCCGCACCCCCTGGCAGGCCCTGGCCCGCGGCCGGTACCTGCGTTCCGCCTGGCCCTGGCGGGCCGCCGGGTACCTCGGCGGGAGCGTCCTCACCGGGATCCCCGTGCTCCTCGTCCTCGTGCTCCTCGCCGGGGTCGGCGCCACGCTCAGCCTCGTCCTCGTCGGCCTGCCGCTGCTCGCCCTGCTCGGGCTCGTCGGCGTACCGGCCGGCGCCGTCGAGCGCCGCCGGCTGCGCCTCGTCGACCGCGGCCCCGCCGGCACCCCCCACCGCACACCGGCCGAACCCGGCCTCCTGGCCTGGGCCCGGCTGCGCTACCGCGAGCAGGCCACCTGGCGCGAGCTCGCCTACGCCGTCCTGCACGGCCTCCTGCTCTGGTGGGTCGACCTCGCCGTCGTCGCGGCCCTGCTCGGTCTGCCGCTGCTCCTGCTCACCACCCCGCTCCAGCTCGTCCTCGCCGCCGACGGCGAGGTCAAGGTGGTCAAGCTCTGGCTGGTCACCTCCTACCCGCCCGCCTTCGCGGTCGCCGCCGCCGGGGCCGTGCTGCTCCCCGCCCTCCTCTATCCGCTCGGTGCCCTCGCCGGGGCCCGCGCCGCCCTCACCCGCGCCCTGCTCGCTCCCCGCGGGCGCGAGCTCCAGGGCCTGCTCGCCGAGGTCACCCGCTCCCGGGCCCGGCTCGTCGACGCCTTCGAGGCCGAGCGCCGCCGGATCGAGCGCGACCTCCACGACGGCGCCCAGCAGCGGCTCGTCGCCCTCACCATGACCCTCGGCCTCGCCCGCCTCGACGCACCCCCGGGCCCGCTCGCCGACCGGCTCGCGACGGCCCACGACGAGGCCGGCAAGGTCCTCGCGGAACTGCGCGAGCTGATCCACGGCATCCACCCGCAGGTGCTCACCGACTACGGCCTCACCGGCGCCCTCGCCGACGTCGCCGAGCGGTCCGCCGTCCCCGTGGACGCCGATCTGAGCACCGGCCTGCCGCGCCTGCCGGAGTCCGTCGAGGCCGCCGCCTACTTCGGGGTCTGCGAGGCCCTCGCCAACATCGGCAAGCACAGCGGCGCCGCCCGCGCCGCCGTCACCGCCCGGCACACCGGTGCCGCGCTGCTCATAGACGTCACCGACGACGGCCGCGGCGGCGCGGACCCGGCCGCCGGGTCCGGGCTGACCGGACTGGCCGACCGGATCGCGGTCCTCGATGGGACACTGACGATCACCAGCCCGCCCGGCGGCCCGACCGTTCTGAGCCTGGAGATCCCTTGTCCGGTGAGTCCTTGA
- a CDS encoding response regulator transcription factor, with protein MSGESLKIVLAEDGVLLREGLVGLLTRFGHRVVAAVGDADELRRAVAVHDPDIVVTDVRMPPGLADDGLRAAVELRAARPDLPVLVLSQYVQRSYAADLLDSGDGGGVGYLLKDRVGQVEQFLDAVVTVAAGGTVVDPEVVRQLLRRRRDPLAALTPREREVLGLVAEGKSNGAVARELVVSEAAVGKHIGNILGKLDLPPAEDTHRRVLAVLAYLRG; from the coding sequence TTGTCCGGTGAGTCCTTGAAGATCGTCCTCGCCGAGGACGGGGTCCTGCTGCGCGAAGGGCTCGTCGGCCTGCTGACGCGTTTCGGACACCGGGTGGTGGCCGCCGTCGGGGACGCGGACGAGCTCCGTCGCGCCGTGGCCGTCCACGACCCGGACATCGTCGTGACCGACGTACGGATGCCCCCGGGCCTGGCCGACGACGGACTGCGCGCCGCCGTGGAGCTCCGGGCCGCGCGCCCGGACCTGCCGGTGCTGGTGCTCAGCCAGTACGTGCAGCGCTCGTACGCCGCCGACCTGCTGGATTCCGGGGACGGCGGCGGCGTCGGCTACCTGCTGAAGGACCGGGTCGGGCAGGTGGAGCAGTTCCTCGACGCGGTGGTCACGGTGGCCGCCGGCGGCACGGTGGTGGACCCGGAGGTCGTACGCCAGCTCCTGCGCCGGCGGCGCGACCCGCTGGCGGCGCTGACCCCGCGGGAACGGGAGGTACTGGGCCTGGTGGCGGAGGGGAAGTCGAACGGGGCCGTGGCCCGGGAGCTGGTGGTGTCCGAGGCGGCCGTCGGCAAGCACATCGGGAACATCCTGGGAAAGCTCGACCTGCCGCCCGCCGAGGACACCCACCGCCGTGTCCTGGCGGTCCTCGCCTACCTCCGCGGCTAA
- a CDS encoding IclR family transcriptional regulator: MALKPEPTAPFHSVQYALRVLETIARHTGGVTDVQIARETGLPAAHLAPMLLMLRREGYVLQVSDGAYAIGDSLVLLGSGIDRQQALTDKLQETLDRLRDSVGAAVYISRYVDGEVRITQFADSPRTPKVHEWVDFRSAAHASAVGKCLLTQLDLNGRRDHLSRHKIARLTSKTIVNERILFSKLDAQPATVPMLDLQEYAVGTVCAAVPITAGASVGCLALSMPVEHAHRLRAAADTLNRKAAPLLLSLTL, from the coding sequence GTGGCGCTGAAGCCCGAGCCGACCGCGCCGTTCCACTCGGTGCAGTACGCACTACGCGTACTCGAAACGATCGCACGTCACACCGGCGGTGTGACGGACGTGCAGATCGCGCGTGAGACCGGCCTGCCCGCAGCCCATCTCGCTCCGATGCTGCTCATGCTGCGCCGGGAGGGATACGTCCTGCAGGTGTCCGACGGTGCTTACGCCATAGGGGATTCCCTCGTCCTGCTCGGCTCCGGCATCGACCGGCAGCAGGCGCTCACCGACAAGCTCCAGGAGACCCTGGACCGGCTGCGCGACTCGGTCGGCGCCGCCGTCTACATCAGCCGGTACGTGGACGGCGAGGTCAGGATCACGCAGTTCGCGGACAGTCCCCGCACCCCGAAGGTGCACGAGTGGGTCGACTTCCGCTCCGCCGCGCACGCCAGCGCGGTCGGCAAGTGTCTGCTGACGCAGCTCGACCTGAACGGGCGGCGCGACCACCTGTCCCGGCACAAGATCGCGCGGCTCACGTCGAAGACGATCGTGAACGAGCGGATCCTGTTCTCCAAGCTGGATGCCCAGCCCGCCACCGTGCCCATGCTGGACCTGCAGGAATACGCCGTGGGCACGGTCTGCGCGGCGGTCCCGATCACGGCCGGGGCCTCGGTGGGCTGCCTGGCCCTGTCGATGCCGGTCGAGCACGCGCACCGGCTGCGGGCCGCGGCGGACACCTTGAACCGGAAGGCCGCACCGTTGCTGCTGTCGCTCACGCTCTAG